A genome region from uncultured Roseibium sp. includes the following:
- a CDS encoding carbohydrate ABC transporter permease, with translation MSFSVTQPSLRQKWIAGVLVMGYALLTLLPLLWIIATGFKSPNDSIAYPPKVVFEPTLEGYVNLFTTRTRLSPEALDDLGPPQTWYDKVVRQYDMVISGPSRYGERFLNSVIIGFGSTFLSVFLGTLAAYGFSRFKVPLKDDLMFFILSTRMMPPIAVAIPIFLMFRQLGLSDTHLGMILLYTAVNLSLSVWLLKGFIDEIPIEYEEAALIDGYTRFQAFYKVVLPQAATGIASTAIFCLIFSWNEYAFAVLLTSGTAQTAPPFIPTIIGVGKDWPAVAAGATLFLVPVMVFTVLLRKHLLRGITFGAVRK, from the coding sequence ATGAGCTTTTCCGTTACCCAGCCGTCCCTCAGGCAGAAATGGATCGCCGGCGTGCTGGTGATGGGCTATGCACTCCTGACCCTGCTGCCGCTGTTATGGATCATCGCGACCGGGTTCAAGTCGCCGAACGATTCCATTGCCTATCCGCCCAAGGTGGTGTTCGAGCCGACGCTGGAAGGCTACGTCAACCTGTTCACCACCCGGACCAGACTGTCGCCGGAAGCCCTGGACGACCTCGGTCCGCCGCAAACCTGGTATGACAAGGTCGTCCGCCAGTACGACATGGTGATCTCCGGTCCGAGCCGGTATGGCGAGCGGTTCCTGAACTCGGTCATCATCGGTTTCGGCTCGACCTTCCTGTCGGTGTTCCTGGGCACGCTCGCGGCCTACGGGTTCTCGCGCTTCAAGGTGCCGCTGAAGGACGACCTGATGTTCTTCATCCTGTCCACCCGGATGATGCCGCCGATCGCGGTGGCGATCCCGATCTTCCTGATGTTCCGCCAACTCGGCCTGTCGGACACGCATCTGGGGATGATCCTGCTCTACACGGCGGTCAACCTGTCGCTCTCCGTCTGGTTGTTGAAAGGGTTCATCGACGAGATCCCGATCGAATACGAGGAAGCCGCCCTGATCGACGGCTACACGCGGTTCCAGGCCTTCTACAAGGTGGTCCTGCCGCAGGCCGCGACCGGGATCGCCTCGACCGCGATTTTCTGCCTGATCTTTTCCTGGAACGAATATGCCTTCGCCGTTCTGCTGACCTCGGGAACGGCCCAGACGGCACCGCCTTTCATTCCGACCATCATCGGCGTGGGCAAGGACTGGCCCGCGGTCGCCGCCGGCGCCACGCTGTTCCTGGTGCCCGTCATGGTTTTCACCGTCCTGCTGCGCAAACATCTCCTGCGCGGGATCACCTTCGGAGCTGTCCGGAAATGA
- a CDS encoding sugar ABC transporter permease codes for MTDETDARPPSAPQGRSARGIKGLSDRAVGWVFILPSILLLLAINIFPLIWTIRLSLTNYRANRTGAELKWLGLRNYERILTDPDIWNAMQATAHFVFWTLVLQVLIGFTLAYLINKKFKGNDLWTTIIVLPMMLSPAVVGNFWTFLYQPQIGLFNYFIGFLTGADPSSFSMIGDVALAPWAIVIVDTWMWTPFVMLICLAGLRSIPESIYEAAECDRASKWRQFWTITIPMALPFLMLAVLFRGIENFKMFDLVVQLTGGGPGSITELTSINLKREAFEKWRTGYASAYAVILFVTVFGLASIYVKALNKVKER; via the coding sequence ATGACGGATGAAACGGATGCCCGGCCACCATCGGCACCGCAGGGGCGGTCCGCGCGCGGTATCAAGGGATTGAGCGACCGGGCGGTCGGATGGGTGTTTATCCTGCCGTCGATCCTGTTGCTGCTGGCGATCAATATCTTTCCGCTGATCTGGACGATCCGGCTCAGCCTGACCAACTACCGCGCCAACCGCACCGGTGCTGAGCTGAAATGGCTTGGTCTCAGGAACTATGAGCGGATCCTGACCGATCCGGACATCTGGAACGCCATGCAGGCGACCGCGCATTTTGTGTTCTGGACGCTGGTGCTGCAGGTGCTGATCGGCTTCACGCTGGCCTATCTGATCAACAAGAAGTTCAAGGGGAACGATCTCTGGACCACGATCATCGTCCTGCCGATGATGCTGAGCCCGGCTGTGGTCGGTAACTTCTGGACGTTCCTCTATCAGCCGCAAATCGGTCTTTTCAACTATTTCATCGGCTTTCTCACCGGCGCCGACCCGTCGTCCTTTTCCATGATCGGCGATGTGGCGCTGGCCCCGTGGGCCATCGTCATCGTCGACACCTGGATGTGGACACCGTTCGTCATGCTCATCTGCCTGGCCGGGCTCAGGTCGATCCCTGAATCCATCTATGAAGCGGCCGAATGCGACCGGGCCAGCAAATGGCGCCAGTTCTGGACCATCACGATCCCGATGGCCCTGCCGTTTCTGATGCTGGCGGTCCTGTTTCGGGGCATCGAGAATTTCAAGATGTTCGACCTTGTGGTTCAGCTCACGGGCGGCGGGCCCGGCAGCATCACGGAGCTGACATCGATCAACCTCAAGCGGGAAGCCTTCGAGAAGTGGCGCACCGGTTATGCCAGCGCCTACGCGGTGATCCTATTCGTGACCGTGTTCGGTCTGGCCTCAATCTACGTCAAGGCGTTGAATAAGGTGAAGGAACGATGA
- a CDS encoding extracellular solute-binding protein, translating to MKSRFLMAAGACGLLMSGFSNAAQAEDLTLCWASWDPANALVELSKDYEAQSGNKMSFEFVPWPNFADRMLNELNSGGKLCDLMIGDSQWIGGSAENGHYVKLNDFFDKEGIKMSDFIDATVTGYSEWPKNTPNYWALPAFGDVVGWTYRKDWFERPELQAEFKEKYGRDLAAPKTFAELKDIAEFFQGREIDGKTVYGASIYTERGSEGITMGAMDVLYSFGFQYENPDKPYDMEGYVNSPGAVAGLEYYKALYDCCTPPGSSNGYMSEGIDAFKSGQVAMQMNFAFTWPGFENDANVGHGKTGYFVNPKGPDGKQFAQLGGQGISVVSYSDKKDAALDYIKWFAKPEVQAKWWKMGGFSCLKAVTLAPDFPESQPYAQTFLDSMAIVKDFWAEPSYAILLQDTQKRFHDYVVAGNGTAQEALDGLVRDWTETFEDDGKL from the coding sequence ATGAAATCCAGATTTCTGATGGCCGCAGGTGCCTGCGGTCTGCTGATGAGCGGTTTTTCGAATGCTGCGCAGGCGGAGGACCTGACCCTGTGCTGGGCGTCCTGGGATCCGGCCAACGCGCTGGTCGAACTCAGCAAGGACTACGAGGCCCAGAGCGGCAACAAGATGAGCTTCGAGTTCGTGCCCTGGCCGAACTTCGCTGACCGGATGCTGAACGAGCTCAACTCGGGTGGCAAACTGTGCGATCTCATGATCGGCGACAGCCAGTGGATCGGCGGCTCGGCCGAAAACGGCCACTACGTGAAGCTCAACGATTTCTTCGACAAGGAAGGCATCAAGATGAGCGACTTCATCGATGCCACCGTGACCGGTTATTCCGAATGGCCGAAGAACACGCCGAACTACTGGGCGCTGCCCGCCTTCGGCGACGTGGTCGGCTGGACCTATCGCAAGGACTGGTTCGAACGTCCGGAACTGCAGGCCGAGTTCAAGGAAAAATACGGCCGCGATCTGGCCGCGCCCAAGACCTTTGCGGAACTCAAGGACATCGCCGAGTTCTTCCAGGGGCGGGAAATCGACGGCAAGACCGTCTACGGCGCCTCCATCTACACCGAGCGCGGCTCGGAAGGCATCACCATGGGCGCGATGGACGTGCTCTACAGCTTCGGCTTTCAATATGAAAACCCGGACAAGCCCTATGACATGGAAGGCTATGTCAACTCGCCGGGCGCGGTCGCCGGGCTGGAATACTACAAGGCGCTCTATGACTGCTGCACGCCTCCGGGCTCGTCCAACGGCTACATGAGTGAAGGCATTGACGCCTTCAAGTCCGGCCAGGTCGCCATGCAGATGAACTTCGCCTTCACGTGGCCGGGCTTCGAGAATGACGCCAATGTCGGCCACGGCAAGACCGGTTACTTCGTCAATCCGAAAGGTCCGGACGGAAAGCAGTTCGCCCAGCTCGGCGGGCAGGGGATTTCCGTCGTGTCCTATTCGGACAAGAAGGATGCCGCGCTTGACTACATCAAGTGGTTCGCAAAGCCGGAAGTTCAGGCGAAATGGTGGAAGATGGGCGGCTTTTCCTGCCTGAAGGCCGTGACGCTTGCGCCCGACTTCCCGGAAAGCCAGCCCTATGCGCAGACCTTCCTGGACTCCATGGCGATCGTGAAGGATTTCTGGGCCGAGCCGAGCTACGCGATCCTGCTTCAGGATACCCAGAAGCGGTTCCATGACTATGTCGTCGCCGGCAACGGAACGGCTCAGGAAGCGCTCGACGGCCTGGTCCGCGACTGGACCGAAACCTTCGAAGACGACGGCAAGCTCTAA
- a CDS encoding LacI family DNA-binding transcriptional regulator — translation MKKNSSQALSDPLARPTTKDLAKFAGVSRATVDRVLNGREGVKQKTIDRVNAAIKELGFVRNLSAANLAKNKSYRFVFVLPRSGDLFHEEIVRHIDEANSILVNDMVTTYVEHLDENDPHGIAAYLGTLSTDTVDGVAIMAPETPQVRDAIHRLQERGVQALPFISNQTGTGDDWVGIDNNAAGATAATLLGRFVRAETGSILIVAETMQSRDSLERRLGFDRIINSQFPHLHALPSLETYGYPDRARTIMSAALKRPDIVAAYILSSEARVPLTVLDEIRLPQPLVTIAHERTPYTEAALKSGLLDALITQDPGHLARSAIRKLKAMTDQRSTLFSQEKIRVEILLATNL, via the coding sequence ATGAAGAAAAATTCATCCCAGGCACTCAGCGACCCATTGGCCCGCCCGACCACGAAAGACCTCGCAAAATTTGCGGGCGTGAGCCGGGCCACCGTCGATCGCGTGCTGAACGGACGCGAAGGCGTCAAGCAGAAGACCATCGATCGCGTCAACGCCGCGATCAAGGAACTGGGCTTCGTCCGCAACCTGTCCGCCGCAAACCTGGCCAAAAACAAGAGCTACCGGTTCGTCTTCGTTCTGCCCCGCTCAGGCGACCTGTTTCATGAGGAAATCGTGCGCCATATCGACGAGGCGAACAGCATTCTCGTCAACGACATGGTCACCACCTACGTCGAACATCTCGACGAGAACGACCCCCACGGGATTGCCGCCTATCTGGGCACCCTGAGCACCGACACGGTCGACGGCGTCGCGATCATGGCGCCGGAAACGCCGCAGGTGCGCGATGCGATCCACCGCCTGCAGGAACGGGGCGTTCAGGCCCTGCCCTTCATTTCCAACCAGACCGGCACCGGCGACGACTGGGTCGGGATCGACAACAACGCCGCCGGCGCAACCGCCGCCACCCTGCTCGGCCGGTTTGTTCGGGCGGAAACCGGCAGCATCCTGATCGTCGCCGAAACCATGCAATCGCGCGACAGTCTGGAACGGCGCCTCGGGTTCGACCGGATCATCAATTCCCAGTTCCCCCATCTCCACGCGCTGCCGTCGCTTGAGACCTACGGTTACCCGGACCGTGCCCGCACCATCATGTCCGCCGCCCTGAAACGGCCGGATATCGTCGCGGCCTATATCCTGTCGTCGGAGGCGCGGGTTCCGCTGACGGTCCTGGACGAAATCCGGCTGCCGCAACCGCTCGTGACCATTGCCCATGAGCGGACCCCCTATACCGAGGCCGCGTTGAAAAGCGGCCTGCTTGACGCCCTGATCACCCAGGATCCCGGCCATCTGGCGAGAAGCGCCATTCGCAAACTGAAAGCCATGACCGATCAGCGCAGCACGCTGTTCTCACAGGAGAAGATCCGGGTGGAGATCCTTCTGGCCACCAATCTTTGA
- a CDS encoding MaoC/PaaZ C-terminal domain-containing protein encodes MASEPRLLGRGFYWQELTPGERFRTYGRTITSTDRSLFVGLAGMVEVLFTNADYARDHAAMRGEVCPGALVLSIAEGLALNATAQETGLAFLGLEMDIKRPVFAGDTIEVEIEVAEVRPESKGSRGLVRTINTVRNQHGEIVMIYRPLRLMAGDPGAVEA; translated from the coding sequence GTGGCAAGCGAACCTCGTCTTCTCGGCCGTGGCTTCTATTGGCAGGAACTGACCCCCGGCGAGCGCTTTCGGACCTATGGCCGCACGATTACCAGCACCGACAGGTCCCTGTTCGTCGGCCTTGCCGGGATGGTGGAGGTGCTTTTCACCAACGCGGACTATGCCCGAGACCATGCAGCGATGCGTGGCGAGGTCTGTCCCGGCGCGCTGGTCCTGTCGATTGCCGAGGGGCTGGCGTTGAACGCGACCGCGCAGGAAACCGGTCTCGCTTTCCTCGGTCTCGAGATGGACATCAAGCGGCCGGTTTTCGCTGGCGACACAATCGAGGTGGAGATCGAGGTGGCCGAGGTGCGGCCCGAAAGCAAGGGATCGCGGGGGCTTGTCCGCACGATCAACACCGTGCGCAATCAGCATGGTGAGATCGTCATGATCTACCGACCGCTTCGTCTGATGGCAGGCGACCCCGGAGCTGTCGAAGCCTGA
- a CDS encoding CoA transferase yields MTHISGDKPFMQTGQIAKPEGPLRGVRVLDLSSVVLGPYATMILGDLGADVIKIEAPDGDILRHIEPARNPGMGAVFLNTNRNKRSMVLDLKREEARGVLRDLVAGADVFLHSMRPKAIRRLGLDYEALSGLNPRLVYCNAWGFRSTGPYGDKPAYDDVIQSLSGLAELSSRAGGDPRYAPTVIADKMTGMTAAYAVMAALFHQARTGEGQEVEVPMLESVTSCLLLEHLAAGVFQPGDAPLGYDRVLAAHRRPYATLDGFIAVMPYSTSHWQRFFRAAGRPDLAEDPRVTDMGKRSRHIGELYELISELIATKSTADWIRLLEEADVPSVPVKSIDALFDDPHFQATGFFIDYDHPSEGRLRTTAVPTVFGQTPAGLHRVPPRLGEHTREVLGELGYDKARIAALETVGAIVPQMAGTRTGGAEKATAGLSAAGV; encoded by the coding sequence ATGACACATATTTCGGGAGATAAGCCGTTCATGCAAACCGGTCAGATCGCGAAGCCGGAAGGGCCGTTGCGGGGCGTTCGGGTCCTTGATCTCAGCTCGGTCGTGCTGGGACCCTATGCCACCATGATCCTCGGCGATCTTGGCGCCGACGTTATCAAGATCGAAGCTCCGGACGGCGATATCCTGCGTCACATCGAGCCGGCGCGGAATCCGGGCATGGGCGCGGTGTTCCTGAACACCAATCGCAACAAACGCAGCATGGTCCTGGACCTGAAGCGGGAAGAAGCGCGGGGCGTGTTGCGCGATCTGGTCGCCGGCGCCGACGTTTTTCTGCACAGCATGCGCCCCAAGGCGATCCGCCGCCTGGGTCTCGACTATGAGGCATTGTCCGGGCTGAATCCGCGTCTCGTCTATTGCAACGCCTGGGGGTTCCGGAGCACCGGGCCTTATGGCGACAAACCCGCTTACGACGATGTCATCCAGAGCCTTTCCGGCCTGGCCGAACTCAGTTCGCGCGCTGGTGGCGACCCGCGCTATGCACCGACCGTCATTGCCGACAAGATGACGGGGATGACAGCAGCCTATGCGGTAATGGCGGCGCTGTTTCACCAGGCCCGTACCGGCGAGGGACAGGAGGTCGAAGTGCCGATGCTGGAGTCGGTGACCTCCTGCCTCCTGCTCGAGCATCTTGCGGCCGGTGTCTTCCAGCCTGGGGACGCGCCGCTGGGCTATGACCGCGTCCTGGCCGCTCATCGCCGCCCGTATGCGACGCTTGACGGGTTCATTGCGGTCATGCCCTACAGCACCAGCCATTGGCAGCGTTTCTTTCGGGCAGCCGGTCGGCCGGATCTCGCCGAAGACCCCCGTGTGACCGACATGGGCAAGCGCAGCCGTCATATCGGCGAGCTTTACGAACTGATCTCCGAGCTGATCGCGACGAAGTCGACCGCCGACTGGATCCGTTTGCTCGAGGAAGCAGACGTGCCGAGCGTGCCGGTCAAGTCGATCGATGCGCTTTTCGACGATCCGCATTTCCAGGCCACCGGTTTCTTCATCGACTACGATCATCCGAGCGAGGGACGGTTGCGCACCACGGCCGTGCCGACAGTCTTCGGCCAAACGCCTGCGGGGCTGCATCGTGTGCCGCCACGCCTGGGGGAACACACCCGCGAGGTTCTGGGAGAACTCGGCTACGATAAGGCGCGTATTGCCGCGCTGGAAACGGTCGGAGCCATTGTGCCCCAGATGGCCGGGACCAGGACCGGTGGGGCGGAAAAAGCGACGGCCGGCCTTTCCGCCGCCGGCGTCTGA
- a CDS encoding TRAP transporter large permease yields the protein MSLVIGIGGLLLLLVAGMPIGFALATSGALGLAAHMGPGIVGPLMADSFFEHSSSYLLLTVPMFVLMSEYLSASGIARDIVVASYRWIGRLPGGLGIACVAASALMAAVIGSSTASAATMSTAAFPNMKQLNYHPRLAAGIIAISGTLAIMIPPSVILVIYGIMTEQSIGKLLIAGVIPGLLTMLGYIVVMVYLALRHPHLAPRAPSFDLRTATKSLTTVWPVMLLIVVVIGSLYGGVATPTEIGAVGSLFALVIVVILRRINGEGMRGAMENTLRTYMMIMMIILGAMVFGFFMTYTQLPQKLVTAATESQLPPWVILAMLLGIYLFLGCFLDQIAILVLTVPLTFPIVSSLGFDGIWYGIIITKTVEIGLVTPPLGLNVYVTSSVTGVPLGEAFKGVLPFLLMEFFLLFLLVAVPDLSLWLPSHMR from the coding sequence GTGAGCCTTGTCATTGGAATTGGCGGATTGTTGCTGCTGCTTGTCGCCGGCATGCCGATCGGATTTGCGCTGGCAACGTCAGGCGCGCTCGGGCTGGCCGCTCATATGGGCCCCGGTATTGTCGGACCGCTTATGGCCGACAGCTTTTTCGAACACTCCTCGTCCTATCTGCTGCTCACGGTGCCGATGTTCGTGCTGATGTCGGAATACCTGTCCGCGAGCGGCATCGCCCGCGACATCGTCGTGGCGAGCTACCGCTGGATCGGCCGCCTGCCGGGCGGGCTCGGCATCGCCTGTGTCGCGGCGAGCGCGCTGATGGCGGCCGTCATCGGTTCCAGCACGGCCTCGGCCGCTACCATGTCGACCGCTGCCTTCCCCAATATGAAGCAGCTCAATTATCACCCGCGCCTGGCCGCCGGCATCATCGCCATTTCGGGCACGCTGGCGATCATGATCCCGCCGAGCGTCATTCTGGTGATCTACGGAATCATGACCGAGCAGAGTATCGGCAAGCTGCTGATCGCCGGTGTGATCCCGGGCCTTCTCACCATGCTCGGCTACATCGTGGTGATGGTCTATCTGGCATTGCGCCACCCCCATCTGGCGCCGCGCGCACCGAGTTTCGACCTCCGGACCGCGACGAAATCGTTGACCACTGTCTGGCCGGTCATGCTGTTGATCGTCGTTGTCATCGGCAGCCTGTACGGCGGTGTCGCCACGCCGACCGAAATCGGAGCGGTCGGCTCGCTCTTTGCTCTCGTCATCGTTGTCATTCTGCGCCGGATCAACGGCGAAGGCATGCGCGGGGCCATGGAGAACACGCTCCGGACCTACATGATGATCATGATGATCATCCTCGGCGCGATGGTCTTCGGCTTCTTCATGACCTACACGCAGCTTCCCCAGAAACTCGTCACTGCCGCGACGGAGTCGCAGCTGCCGCCCTGGGTGATCCTTGCCATGTTGCTTGGCATCTACCTGTTTCTCGGCTGTTTCCTCGACCAGATCGCGATCCTCGTCCTGACCGTGCCGTTGACCTTTCCGATCGTCTCCTCACTCGGCTTTGACGGTATCTGGTACGGCATCATCATCACCAAGACGGTCGAAATCGGCCTCGTGACACCGCCGTTGGGTCTCAACGTCTATGTCACGTCGTCGGTTACCGGCGTACCGCTCGGGGAGGCGTTCAAAGGTGTTCTGCCGTTCCTGCTGATGGAGTTCTTTCTTCTTTTTCTGCTGGTCGCGGTGCCGGACCTCAGCCTCTGGCTGCCCTCGCACATGCGCTAA
- a CDS encoding TRAP transporter small permease — translation MHHPEAQVSYPTAGFRHVDRVLIGLEHIAVWFGIAGLGGIMLLVSADTLGRYFFNAPLQFQYELTSHYLMGMTSLVALSWGVRRGAHIRISLIDDFLGPRLRGLLFGFNFLLAAAVMAVICFYSAMEALRSWSDAEVFFGVVDWPVWIAHIWVPIGCGLLTLRLVFDGVLVIVDPAHATLLRATADPVNEVDAV, via the coding sequence ATGCACCATCCCGAAGCTCAAGTCTCCTATCCCACGGCAGGTTTCCGTCACGTCGATCGGGTTCTGATCGGTTTAGAGCATATCGCGGTCTGGTTCGGGATCGCCGGTCTCGGTGGGATCATGCTGCTGGTCTCCGCCGATACGCTCGGACGATATTTCTTCAACGCGCCGCTGCAGTTCCAGTATGAGTTGACGAGCCACTACCTGATGGGAATGACCTCGCTTGTCGCGCTCTCCTGGGGTGTGCGCCGCGGTGCCCATATTCGCATCAGCCTCATCGATGATTTTCTGGGGCCGCGCCTGCGCGGTCTCCTGTTCGGCTTCAATTTCCTTCTGGCTGCCGCCGTTATGGCCGTCATCTGCTTCTACTCCGCAATGGAGGCTTTGCGCTCCTGGTCGGATGCGGAGGTGTTCTTCGGCGTTGTCGATTGGCCGGTCTGGATCGCTCATATCTGGGTGCCCATCGGCTGCGGCCTCCTGACCTTGCGGCTCGTGTTCGACGGGGTTCTGGTGATCGTCGATCCGGCCCATGCGACGCTTCTCCGCGCAACGGCGGATCCCGTGAACGAAGTTGACGCGGTCTAG
- the dctP gene encoding TRAP transporter substrate-binding protein DctP: MIKRVLRRCAVAVGGMLAGAVIAGSGATSADARTLTFADSFPAGHYLSEHAMKIWMKRVEELTKGEIDWTYFPAGQIAKAKGTLTAVRDGRIDAAYVGISYFADKLPLNTVSMLPGMTTSSSAGSPAYWQLLKDDTPLREEFLKNNAVPVFGAMIDPYQMVMATGPLMTPEDFKGKKIRSAGGAMNLTLERLGAIPVAMPAPDMYVAMERGIVDGTLFSVNSIKPYRVNELAKSLSRNGSFGTFVFSIAVNKATFDSLSPEIQKAFIQAGDDTVKHLSAYVDESVGKNLEDFAKEGIELYDFPPETMKVINGALAEAEQDWVDRIAARGLPAEAVLVEFKKAMGE; encoded by the coding sequence ATGATCAAACGTGTGTTGCGCCGTTGTGCGGTCGCTGTGGGAGGCATGCTGGCCGGTGCCGTTATCGCAGGTTCCGGAGCGACGTCCGCTGATGCCAGGACGCTCACCTTCGCTGACAGCTTCCCTGCCGGACATTATCTGTCCGAGCATGCGATGAAGATCTGGATGAAGCGGGTGGAGGAACTCACCAAAGGCGAGATTGACTGGACGTATTTTCCGGCTGGTCAGATCGCCAAGGCCAAGGGCACGCTGACCGCGGTCCGGGACGGTCGTATCGATGCGGCCTATGTCGGCATCAGCTATTTCGCGGACAAGCTGCCCCTCAATACCGTTTCCATGCTGCCGGGCATGACGACGTCTTCATCGGCAGGCTCCCCGGCCTACTGGCAATTGCTCAAGGACGACACGCCGCTTCGCGAGGAATTCCTCAAGAACAACGCGGTGCCGGTCTTCGGGGCGATGATCGATCCCTATCAGATGGTCATGGCGACCGGTCCGCTGATGACGCCGGAGGATTTCAAGGGCAAGAAGATCCGTTCGGCGGGCGGCGCCATGAACCTGACGCTTGAGCGTCTTGGCGCGATCCCGGTCGCCATGCCGGCGCCGGACATGTACGTGGCGATGGAACGGGGTATCGTTGACGGCACGCTCTTTTCCGTCAACAGCATCAAGCCTTATCGCGTCAATGAATTGGCAAAGTCTCTCAGCCGCAACGGCTCCTTCGGGACCTTTGTCTTTTCCATCGCGGTCAACAAGGCGACCTTCGACAGTCTGTCTCCGGAAATCCAGAAGGCTTTCATTCAGGCCGGCGATGACACGGTGAAGCATCTGTCCGCCTATGTCGACGAGAGTGTTGGCAAGAACCTCGAGGACTTCGCCAAGGAAGGCATCGAGCTCTATGACTTCCCGCCGGAAACGATGAAAGTCATTAATGGCGCGCTCGCCGAAGCGGAGCAGGACTGGGTCGACCGCATTGCCGCGCGAGGCCTGCCGGCCGAGGCGGTCCTTGTCGAGTTCAAGAAAGCAATGGGCGAATAA
- a CDS encoding crotonase/enoyl-CoA hydratase family protein, translated as MDRSTTELVLVEKDGEGIATLTLNRPENRNAISDDDMIAALLEALAALEADNGVRVIILTGAGTAFSSGGNLKKMGAEGGLNDALPAQTRINYRLGIQRLPLAFEALEVPVIAAVNGPAIGAGCDLALMCDMRIAAQKARFAESFVKVGLIPGDGGAWLLPRVVGFSKACEMALTGDAIDADEALACGLVSRVVSDDDLMAEACALALRVAANPPRMVRMTKRLLRESCRTDLAALLEMSAALQALAQASGDHVEAVASLLEKRPAVFTGS; from the coding sequence ATGGACAGGAGTACGACTGAGCTTGTGCTGGTCGAAAAGGACGGCGAGGGGATTGCCACGCTGACCCTTAACCGGCCCGAGAACCGCAATGCCATTTCCGACGACGACATGATTGCCGCGCTGCTAGAAGCGCTCGCCGCGCTGGAGGCTGACAATGGCGTGCGCGTGATCATTCTGACTGGTGCGGGCACGGCCTTCTCGTCGGGCGGAAACCTGAAGAAGATGGGCGCCGAGGGGGGGCTCAACGATGCTCTGCCGGCCCAGACCCGGATCAATTACCGACTTGGTATCCAGAGATTGCCACTTGCTTTCGAGGCGCTCGAAGTGCCGGTCATCGCCGCCGTCAACGGTCCGGCGATCGGCGCCGGCTGCGACCTTGCACTGATGTGCGACATGCGGATCGCTGCGCAAAAGGCCCGTTTCGCCGAAAGCTTCGTCAAGGTCGGCCTGATCCCGGGCGATGGCGGTGCCTGGCTGCTGCCGCGTGTCGTCGGCTTTTCGAAGGCATGTGAAATGGCGCTGACAGGTGACGCGATCGATGCCGACGAAGCGCTCGCCTGTGGCCTCGTCTCGCGGGTCGTTTCCGATGACGACCTGATGGCCGAAGCCTGCGCGCTGGCTCTCAGGGTGGCGGCCAATCCACCGCGCATGGTGCGCATGACCAAGCGCCTCCTGCGTGAGTCCTGCCGCACCGATCTGGCCGCGCTTCTGGAAATGTCGGCTGCCCTGCAGGCGCTTGCCCAGGCCAGCGGGGATCATGTCGAGGCTGTTGCCTCGCTTCTGGAAAAACGACCAGCCGTCTTCACAGGAAGCTGA